A window of the Geomonas agri genome harbors these coding sequences:
- a CDS encoding GSU3473 family protein: MGVLVCYDDFTYDVINDYFLDHLLSTGCILGFDRSEHWVKQEDATRNRKALAPPPHLTPS, from the coding sequence ATGGGCGTGCTGGTCTGCTATGACGACTTTACCTATGACGTGATCAACGACTACTTCCTGGACCACCTGCTGTCGACCGGGTGCATCCTCGGCTTTGACCGGTCCGAGCACTGGGTGAAACAGGAGGACGCTACGCGAAACCGTAAAGCACTCGCTCCGCCCCCCCATCTCACACCTTCCTGA
- a CDS encoding RluA family pseudouridine synthase, translating into MLTYEITAQDHLRRVDSFMRNLLPSAQFSYIKKLINSGHLKVNGAPAEPADILHYADQVTLKESSKTAAFLARLTPDLDILFEDSWIICFNKPAGLAVHRTEDPEEITLVDLAETLLKKRDGVGRLRPVNRLDKGTSGAIILAKSSVAAGMFGKMVQEEGLGKLYLAMVEGKLQKQGTIDAALEGKESQTSYLRLFQGGGVSLLAVYPLTGRMHQIRQHFKLIGHPILGDKRYGGRKLSGFTGHALHSFRTTLVHPATGEEVDIPAPLPEQLLRLATRCGAVSEESFLQTLNDVPAAETLALS; encoded by the coding sequence ATGTTAACCTACGAGATAACGGCCCAAGACCACCTGCGGCGCGTGGATAGTTTCATGCGCAACCTCCTTCCCAGCGCGCAGTTCTCCTACATCAAAAAGCTGATCAACTCAGGGCACCTCAAGGTGAACGGCGCTCCGGCCGAACCCGCGGACATTCTGCACTACGCCGACCAGGTCACCCTCAAGGAAAGCAGCAAGACGGCGGCATTCCTGGCCCGGCTCACCCCGGACCTTGACATCCTGTTCGAGGACAGCTGGATCATCTGCTTCAACAAGCCGGCCGGCCTTGCTGTACACCGCACCGAAGATCCCGAAGAGATCACGCTGGTCGACCTGGCGGAGACGCTTTTGAAAAAGCGCGACGGCGTCGGCAGGCTGCGTCCGGTGAATCGGCTCGACAAGGGAACCTCGGGGGCCATCATCCTGGCCAAAAGCTCGGTCGCCGCGGGGATGTTCGGCAAGATGGTGCAGGAGGAAGGGCTCGGCAAGCTGTACCTCGCCATGGTGGAGGGGAAACTGCAGAAGCAGGGAACCATTGACGCGGCGCTGGAAGGCAAGGAGTCCCAGACCAGTTACCTGAGGCTCTTCCAGGGGGGCGGCGTGTCACTCTTGGCGGTGTACCCGCTCACCGGGCGCATGCACCAGATCAGGCAGCACTTCAAGTTGATCGGGCACCCTATCCTGGGCGACAAGCGCTACGGCGGCAGGAAGCTTTCCGGCTTCACCGGCCACGCGCTGCACTCCTTCCGGACCACGCTAGTGCACCCGGCTACCGGCGAAGAGGTCGATATCCCGGCGCCGTTGCCGGAGCAACTGCTGCGGCTCGCCACCCGCTGCGGCGCGGTGAGCGAGGAGTCGTTCCTTCAGACACTGAACGACGTCCCGGCCGCCGAGACTTTGGCGCTCTCCTAG
- a CDS encoding RtcB family protein, which yields MNVPAELKRISETIWELPVSHKEGMLVPARIVASEKLIHEMDAGVFEQVSNVATLPGIQRYAYCMPDGHWGYGFPIGGVAAMDPGSGVISPGGIGFDINCGMRLVLTNLTAEQVQPKLHQLIDRLFARIPTGVGCQGFIKMKSDDFRSVVQQGSRWCLKNGFATQNDLDMTEEGGCFPGANASDISQKAVERGYNQLGTLGSGNHYCEVQVVQPQNIIDQDLADAFGLTTVPNQVVIMFHCGSRGFGHQVATDYLKLFLSVMERKYGIKIVDRELACAPFHSPEGQAYFSAMKCAVNMAFANRQVILHRIREVFSDLFHASPDELGMRMVYDVAHNTAKLERHLVNSSRKELLVHRKGSTRAFGPGMPGLPECYQKTGQPVIIGGSMETGSYLLAGMSTGGDAWFTTAHGSGRTMSRHEAKKNFRGDKLQRDMEQRGIYVRTDSFGGLAEEAGAAYKNIDEVVEATELAGLSKRVARLVPIGNIKG from the coding sequence ATGAACGTGCCAGCTGAGCTGAAGCGGATCAGCGAAACGATATGGGAACTGCCAGTGAGCCACAAGGAAGGGATGTTGGTTCCGGCAAGGATCGTTGCCAGCGAGAAGTTGATCCACGAGATGGACGCCGGGGTGTTCGAGCAGGTGAGTAACGTTGCCACACTCCCCGGCATCCAGCGCTACGCCTACTGCATGCCAGACGGGCACTGGGGCTACGGCTTTCCGATCGGGGGAGTTGCCGCCATGGATCCCGGCTCGGGGGTGATCTCCCCCGGCGGCATCGGCTTCGACATCAATTGCGGCATGCGGCTCGTGCTCACCAACCTCACAGCCGAGCAGGTCCAGCCCAAGCTGCACCAGCTGATCGACCGGCTCTTCGCCCGCATCCCGACCGGCGTCGGCTGCCAAGGCTTTATCAAGATGAAAAGTGACGATTTCCGTTCCGTGGTGCAACAGGGCTCACGCTGGTGCCTTAAAAACGGCTTCGCCACCCAGAACGACCTGGACATGACCGAGGAGGGAGGCTGCTTCCCAGGGGCCAACGCCTCGGACATCAGCCAGAAAGCGGTGGAGCGCGGCTACAACCAGTTGGGGACGCTGGGAAGCGGCAACCACTATTGCGAGGTCCAGGTGGTGCAGCCCCAGAACATCATAGATCAGGACCTCGCCGACGCCTTCGGATTAACCACCGTGCCGAACCAGGTGGTGATCATGTTCCACTGTGGCAGCCGTGGCTTCGGGCACCAGGTTGCCACTGACTACCTCAAACTCTTCCTCTCGGTCATGGAGCGCAAGTACGGCATCAAGATCGTGGACCGGGAACTCGCCTGTGCCCCCTTCCACTCTCCCGAGGGGCAGGCCTATTTCAGTGCCATGAAATGCGCCGTCAACATGGCCTTCGCCAACCGCCAGGTCATCCTGCACCGGATCCGGGAGGTCTTCTCCGACCTGTTCCACGCCTCGCCCGACGAACTCGGCATGCGCATGGTCTACGACGTCGCCCACAATACCGCAAAGCTGGAAAGGCACCTGGTCAACAGCAGCCGCAAAGAGTTGCTGGTGCACCGCAAGGGTTCCACACGCGCCTTCGGGCCCGGGATGCCGGGGCTGCCCGAGTGTTACCAGAAGACCGGGCAGCCAGTGATCATCGGGGGGAGCATGGAGACCGGTTCTTACCTGTTGGCCGGCATGTCCACGGGAGGCGACGCCTGGTTCACTACCGCGCACGGCAGCGGCAGGACCATGAGCCGCCACGAGGCGAAGAAGAATTTCCGCGGAGACAAGCTGCAACGCGACATGGAACAGCGCGGCATCTACGTGCGCACCGACTCCTTCGGAGGACTCGCCGAGGAGGCAGGGGCGGCCTACAAGAACATCGACGAGGTGGTGGAGGCGACCGAACTGGCCGGGCTGAGCAAGCGGGTGGCACGCCTGGTGCCGATCGGCAACATCAAGGGGTGA
- a CDS encoding amino acid ABC transporter ATP-binding protein, which produces MKTANQPLLSLKGITKHFGSLTAVNGVDLDVCPGEIVVIIGPSGSGKSTLLRSINFLEEIEEGTIIFEGNEIGYVTNKHGRRHLDVPHKICALRSEIGMVFQHFNLFPHMTVLGNVMEGPLTVQKKSPEEAREIALDMLAKVGLSDKRDVYPATLSGGQKQRVAIARALAMRPKLMLFDEPTSALDPELIGEVFDTIRDLGKEGMTMIIVTHQMGFAKEMADRVIFMEKGSFVAQGTPEDFFANQMEHDRIKSFLNRIL; this is translated from the coding sequence ATGAAAACCGCTAACCAACCGTTGTTAAGCCTCAAGGGGATCACCAAGCACTTCGGATCGCTCACCGCCGTGAACGGCGTCGACCTCGACGTCTGCCCCGGCGAAATCGTGGTCATCATCGGGCCGTCCGGTTCCGGCAAGTCGACCCTGCTGCGCTCGATCAACTTCCTCGAGGAGATCGAGGAGGGGACCATCATCTTCGAAGGGAACGAGATCGGCTACGTGACCAATAAGCACGGGCGCCGGCACCTGGATGTCCCGCACAAGATCTGCGCGCTGCGCTCCGAGATCGGCATGGTGTTCCAACACTTCAACCTGTTCCCGCACATGACGGTGCTGGGCAACGTGATGGAAGGGCCGCTTACCGTGCAAAAGAAGAGCCCGGAGGAGGCACGCGAGATCGCCCTGGACATGCTGGCGAAGGTCGGCCTCTCCGACAAGCGTGACGTCTATCCCGCCACCCTTTCCGGCGGCCAAAAACAGCGCGTCGCCATCGCGCGGGCGCTCGCCATGCGCCCCAAGCTGATGCTCTTCGACGAGCCCACCTCCGCGCTGGACCCGGAACTGATCGGCGAGGTGTTCGACACCATTCGCGATCTCGGGAAGGAGGGGATGACCATGATTATCGTCACCCACCAGATGGGTTTCGCCAAGGAGATGGCGGACCGGGTCATCTTCATGGAGAAGGGCTCCTTCGTGGCCCAAGGGACCCCGGAAGACTTCTTCGCCAACCAGATGGAGCATGACCGCATCAAGTCATTCCTGAACCGCATTCTCTAG
- the eno gene encoding phosphopyruvate hydratase — translation MSQITDVYAREILDSRGNPTLEVEVFLDSGAMGRAAVPSGASTGEREALELRDGDKGRYLGKGVEKAVANVNDIIADEITGMDATDQVGIDKKMLELDGTEFKSRLGANAILGVSLAVAKAAADEVGLPLYQYIGGSNAKELPLPMMNIINGGAHADNNVDIQEFMIMPAGAKSFKEALRMGAEIFHALKSVLKAKGYNTAVGDEGGFAPNLKSNEEALEVIMEAIVKAGYKPGEEVLLALDVASSELFENGVYTLENEAESKKTADQMVDFYENLVNKYPIISIEDGMAENDWDGWKKLTDRLGKRIQIVGDDLFVTNPSILKEGIKKGIANSILIKLNQIGTLTETLDAIEMAKRAGYTCVISHRSGETEDVTLADLAVAVNAGQIKTGSLCRTDRVAKYNQLLRIEDELDEVALFRGAEVFYNVKK, via the coding sequence ATGAGCCAGATAACCGACGTTTACGCCAGGGAAATCCTTGATTCCAGGGGGAATCCGACACTTGAGGTCGAAGTGTTCCTGGATTCCGGTGCTATGGGTAGAGCCGCGGTTCCCTCCGGCGCCTCCACCGGCGAGCGCGAAGCGCTGGAACTGCGTGACGGCGACAAGGGACGCTACCTCGGCAAGGGCGTAGAAAAAGCCGTCGCCAACGTCAACGACATCATCGCGGACGAGATCACCGGCATGGACGCAACCGACCAGGTCGGCATCGACAAGAAGATGCTGGAGCTTGACGGCACCGAGTTCAAGAGCCGCCTGGGCGCCAACGCCATCCTCGGCGTCTCCCTCGCCGTGGCCAAGGCCGCTGCCGACGAGGTAGGCCTGCCGCTGTACCAGTACATCGGCGGCTCCAACGCCAAGGAACTGCCGCTGCCCATGATGAACATCATCAACGGCGGCGCCCACGCCGACAACAACGTCGACATCCAGGAATTCATGATCATGCCGGCCGGCGCCAAGAGCTTCAAGGAGGCCCTCAGGATGGGCGCCGAGATCTTCCACGCGCTGAAGTCCGTCCTCAAGGCCAAGGGATACAACACCGCCGTCGGCGACGAGGGTGGCTTCGCACCGAACCTCAAGTCCAACGAGGAGGCCCTCGAGGTAATCATGGAGGCCATCGTGAAGGCGGGCTACAAGCCGGGCGAGGAAGTGCTCCTGGCGCTCGACGTCGCTTCTTCCGAACTCTTCGAGAACGGGGTTTACACCCTGGAGAACGAGGCCGAGTCCAAGAAGACCGCCGACCAGATGGTCGACTTCTACGAGAACCTGGTCAACAAGTACCCGATCATCTCCATCGAGGACGGCATGGCCGAGAACGACTGGGACGGCTGGAAGAAACTCACCGACCGCCTCGGCAAGCGCATCCAGATCGTGGGCGACGACCTCTTCGTGACCAACCCCTCCATCCTCAAGGAAGGGATCAAGAAAGGGATCGCCAACTCCATCCTGATCAAGCTGAACCAGATCGGTACCCTGACCGAGACCCTCGACGCCATCGAGATGGCCAAGCGCGCCGGCTACACCTGCGTTATCTCGCACCGTTCCGGTGAGACCGAGGACGTCACCTTGGCCGACCTCGCCGTCGCCGTCAACGCGGGCCAGATCAAAACCGGTTCGCTCTGCCGCACCGACCGCGTCGCCAAGTACAACCAGCTGCTCAGGATCGAGGACGAGCTGGACGAAGTCGCCCTGTTCAGGGGCGCCGAAGTTTTCTACAACGTGAAAAAATAA
- a CDS encoding BCAM0308 family protein yields the protein MPRGSRITMEEKGQRTIRSLEPYLPKHGLPEGTVCKGCGIVYRNKRWQIESGSSASSSGDVLCPACQRIVGEDPAGVVTLSGPYLSQHREEILNTVRQQEVKHREKNPLGRIMEIKEDNGGIIVTTTEDKLAQKIGREIYKSQRGELHYKWSHDQRMVRVEWSR from the coding sequence ATGCCACGCGGATCCAGAATAACAATGGAAGAGAAAGGACAAAGGACCATCCGCAGCCTCGAACCTTACCTGCCTAAACACGGGCTGCCAGAGGGAACAGTCTGCAAGGGGTGCGGCATCGTCTACCGCAACAAGCGTTGGCAGATCGAGAGCGGCTCGTCTGCCTCGTCTAGCGGCGACGTTCTCTGCCCGGCCTGCCAGCGCATAGTAGGTGAAGATCCTGCCGGCGTTGTGACGCTCTCTGGGCCATATCTTTCCCAACATAGGGAAGAGATCCTGAACACAGTGAGACAACAGGAGGTGAAGCACAGGGAGAAAAACCCGCTGGGGCGGATCATGGAGATCAAGGAGGATAATGGCGGCATCATCGTCACGACCACCGAGGACAAGCTGGCCCAAAAAATCGGGCGAGAGATCTATAAGTCGCAGCGAGGCGAGTTGCACTACAAGTGGAGCCATGATCAGCGCATGGTCCGGGTGGAGTGGAGCCGCTGA
- the rpsA gene encoding 30S ribosomal protein S1, protein MDNDHKEEMETEEESFADLFERSQKDAGRLEPGAKVEATVLQIAKDWVFLDTGRKGEGVLDIKELLDADGNVSVKVGDKVTAWFVSSRNNEMRFTTKLGAGSSHSAGNAQLEEAYAAGIPVQGVVEKEVKGGFEVKVAGSRAFCPFSQIALRRVEDTAALVGKQMSFKVTEYSEKGRNIVLSHRALLEEELQQQKDALKETLKVGDRVKGTVTSLRDFGAFVSIGAVEGLLPVSEVAWARVNHVSEVLSVGQEVEVVVKGIDWEKNRISFSLKDTLADPWEEAASAFPEGSYQNGKVARLTPFGAFVTLASGVDGLIHISKLGAGKRIQHPKEVLSEGQEVEVKVEAVDREAKKISLALASVSRAAEEQAQSMDAYKKTVDEAPKGMGTLGDLLKAKLKG, encoded by the coding sequence ATGGATAACGATCACAAAGAAGAGATGGAAACTGAAGAGGAGAGCTTTGCCGATCTGTTCGAGCGGAGCCAGAAGGACGCCGGCCGGCTTGAGCCGGGTGCCAAGGTCGAGGCGACCGTGCTGCAGATCGCCAAGGACTGGGTCTTTCTGGATACCGGCCGCAAGGGCGAAGGGGTCCTCGACATCAAGGAACTCCTTGACGCCGATGGCAACGTAAGCGTCAAGGTAGGTGACAAGGTCACCGCCTGGTTCGTCTCTTCGCGCAACAACGAGATGCGTTTCACCACCAAGCTCGGCGCCGGGAGCAGCCACTCCGCCGGCAACGCGCAACTCGAAGAAGCTTACGCCGCGGGCATTCCGGTCCAGGGCGTGGTCGAAAAGGAAGTGAAGGGTGGTTTCGAGGTGAAGGTCGCCGGTTCCCGCGCCTTCTGCCCGTTCTCCCAGATCGCCCTGAGAAGGGTGGAGGACACCGCTGCCCTGGTAGGCAAGCAGATGTCCTTCAAGGTCACCGAGTATTCCGAGAAAGGTCGCAATATCGTTCTTTCCCACCGGGCCCTGCTCGAGGAGGAGTTGCAGCAGCAGAAGGATGCGCTTAAGGAGACCCTGAAAGTCGGTGACCGCGTGAAAGGTACCGTAACCTCTCTGCGCGACTTCGGCGCTTTCGTCTCCATCGGCGCCGTCGAAGGGCTCCTGCCGGTATCCGAGGTCGCCTGGGCTCGCGTGAACCATGTCAGTGAAGTCCTCTCCGTCGGCCAGGAAGTAGAGGTAGTAGTGAAGGGGATCGACTGGGAGAAGAACCGCATCTCCTTCTCCTTGAAAGACACCCTCGCCGATCCCTGGGAAGAGGCGGCGAGCGCTTTCCCCGAAGGCTCCTACCAGAACGGCAAGGTGGCAAGGCTTACACCGTTTGGCGCGTTTGTGACCCTGGCCAGCGGCGTCGACGGCCTGATCCATATCTCCAAGCTGGGCGCTGGCAAGCGGATCCAGCACCCGAAAGAGGTTCTCTCCGAAGGGCAGGAGGTCGAGGTGAAGGTCGAGGCGGTGGATCGCGAGGCGAAGAAAATCTCGCTCGCACTCGCTTCGGTCAGCCGCGCCGCGGAGGAGCAGGCCCAGAGCATGGACGCCTACAAGAAGACCGTGGATGAGGCTCCCAAAGGTATGGGTACCCTGGGCGACCTGCTCAAGGCCAAACTGAAGGGGTAG
- a CDS encoding archease, which yields MPFEYRSDIAHADVAFDAWAPTLEELFGEAARATMEVMVENLAEVRPAQTLEVKLEQENEEMLLFDFLNELLFYKDARRLILLPGEIEISPSDGGLTVRATLLGEEIAPTRHEMRTDVKAVTMLRYKVERVAQGWRATVVLDV from the coding sequence ATGCCGTTTGAGTACCGCAGCGATATCGCCCATGCCGACGTCGCCTTCGACGCTTGGGCCCCAACCTTGGAAGAACTGTTCGGGGAAGCGGCACGCGCCACCATGGAGGTGATGGTGGAGAACCTGGCGGAGGTGCGCCCGGCCCAAACGCTGGAGGTGAAGCTGGAACAGGAAAACGAGGAGATGCTTCTCTTCGACTTTCTCAACGAACTGCTCTTCTACAAAGATGCACGGAGGCTGATCCTGCTCCCCGGCGAAATTGAGATCTCGCCTAGTGACGGCGGACTGACCGTGCGGGCGACGCTCTTAGGAGAAGAGATTGCCCCGACCCGACACGAGATGAGGACCGACGTGAAGGCGGTGACCATGCTGCGCTACAAGGTCGAACGGGTGGCGCAGGGGTGGCGGGCGACGGTGGTACTGGACGTGTAG
- a CDS encoding protein-L-isoaspartate(D-aspartate) O-methyltransferase codes for MELAARKERMLSQHLMARGIVDPAVLRAMAEVPREAFLPPGMEYLAYEDGPLPIQDGQTISQPYIVAYMIEALKLQGGEKVLEIGTGSGYAAAVLSLCAGEVFTVERIPSLAHLAGQRLRELGYGNVTVHLGDGTLGWREHAPYDAIVVTAGAPDVPKELEEQLAPGGRLVIPVGPTQHLQDLVRVHRDRSGGLHQETLCAVRFVPLIGAQGWDD; via the coding sequence ATGGAACTTGCAGCGAGGAAGGAGCGCATGCTGAGCCAGCACCTTATGGCGCGCGGTATTGTGGACCCGGCGGTGCTGAGAGCTATGGCAGAGGTGCCGCGCGAAGCCTTCCTCCCGCCCGGCATGGAGTACCTCGCCTACGAGGACGGACCGCTCCCGATCCAGGACGGGCAGACCATCTCGCAGCCCTACATCGTGGCGTACATGATAGAGGCGCTGAAACTGCAGGGGGGTGAGAAGGTCCTGGAGATCGGCACCGGTTCTGGCTACGCGGCTGCAGTGTTGAGCCTTTGTGCGGGGGAGGTCTTCACCGTGGAGCGTATCCCGTCCCTGGCGCACCTGGCCGGGCAGCGCCTGCGCGAACTCGGCTACGGCAACGTGACGGTTCATCTCGGCGACGGCACGCTGGGGTGGCGGGAGCATGCCCCTTACGACGCCATCGTGGTTACCGCCGGTGCCCCCGACGTGCCGAAAGAGCTCGAAGAGCAGCTGGCGCCGGGCGGGCGGCTGGTGATCCCGGTGGGACCGACGCAGCATCTGCAGGACCTGGTGCGGGTGCACCGAGACCGCAGCGGTGGGCTGCACCAAGAAACCCTCTGCGCGGTCCGTTTCGTGCCGCTGATCGGCGCGCAGGGGTGGGATGACTAG
- a CDS encoding DUF3820 family protein, translating into MEDLFPDPAQLLKLARTRMPYGKYSGSLLVDLPEPYLVWMRQKGVPDGELGAMLESMYEIKANGLEYLFDPLLHR; encoded by the coding sequence TTGGAGGATCTTTTCCCCGATCCAGCCCAACTGCTGAAGCTGGCCCGCACCCGGATGCCCTACGGCAAGTATTCCGGGTCACTGCTGGTGGACCTGCCCGAACCGTACCTGGTCTGGATGCGGCAGAAGGGGGTTCCCGATGGGGAACTGGGAGCCATGCTGGAGTCCATGTACGAAATAAAGGCCAACGGCCTGGAGTACCTGTTCGATCCGCTACTGCACCGCTGA
- a CDS encoding BON domain-containing protein, producing MIRAEEVIGTIRATLEREPRVNLHGHPIELQFADGVVTVQGEVGWIGAKKLALEIAAKPQPVTGIVDRLRVEPSEQMEDGAIRDHVCNGLASEPAFMQYAVQAIVKQDLEEVRGTAQRGLDRVIEVEVNEGIVILNGRAESISHKRLAGVLAWWVPGSRDVVNGIEVWSNAEENDDELVDLIRIVLEKDPLVNAAQVSIHSKDGVVILDGAVPMLNNKHAAESDAWYVLGVNEVVNNLVVTG from the coding sequence ATGATCAGAGCGGAAGAGGTCATCGGAACCATTCGGGCCACACTCGAGCGGGAACCGCGGGTGAACCTGCACGGCCATCCCATTGAACTGCAATTTGCCGATGGTGTGGTCACCGTCCAAGGTGAGGTCGGATGGATTGGCGCCAAGAAACTTGCCCTTGAGATCGCCGCCAAGCCGCAGCCGGTCACCGGCATCGTGGACAGGTTGCGTGTCGAGCCATCCGAGCAGATGGAGGATGGCGCCATCCGCGACCATGTTTGCAACGGACTCGCCAGCGAACCGGCCTTCATGCAGTACGCCGTTCAGGCCATCGTCAAGCAGGACCTGGAAGAGGTGCGGGGCACGGCGCAACGTGGGCTGGATCGGGTCATCGAGGTCGAGGTGAACGAAGGCATTGTAATCTTGAACGGCAGGGCGGAGAGCATCTCGCATAAGCGGTTGGCCGGAGTGTTGGCCTGGTGGGTGCCGGGGAGCCGGGATGTGGTCAACGGGATCGAGGTGTGGTCCAACGCCGAGGAGAATGATGACGAACTGGTGGACCTGATCAGGATTGTTTTGGAGAAGGACCCGCTGGTGAACGCGGCGCAGGTTTCGATCCACAGCAAGGACGGCGTGGTGATCCTGGATGGGGCGGTGCCGATGCTGAACAACAAACACGCCGCCGAGTCCGACGCTTGGTACGTGCTGGGGGTAAATGAGGTGGTCAACAACCTCGTGGTGACCGGGTGA